In one Vibrio sp. CB1-14 genomic region, the following are encoded:
- a CDS encoding GNAT family N-acetyltransferase: MNVSIRPTEPKDAEGLRDLFLQPKAMRETLHLPHTTLAFWQERLNNIPVGVYSYVAELDGKIVGNIALTQSQRPRLKHSATFGLAVHDDYHGMGVGSQLIETVLDLADNWLNLLRLHIEVNTDNKAAIALYSKYGFDIEGEALCSAFRDGEYISTYYMARLKDQQ, from the coding sequence ATGAACGTATCTATTCGACCTACTGAGCCAAAAGATGCTGAAGGTTTGCGAGACCTCTTTTTGCAACCAAAAGCCATGCGGGAAACACTGCATTTACCCCACACAACCCTCGCGTTCTGGCAAGAGCGACTCAACAATATCCCGGTTGGAGTCTATTCGTACGTAGCAGAATTGGATGGCAAAATTGTCGGCAATATCGCATTGACTCAATCACAGCGCCCAAGACTGAAGCACAGTGCTACCTTTGGTCTTGCCGTTCATGATGACTACCACGGCATGGGAGTAGGCAGTCAGTTGATCGAAACTGTGTTAGATCTCGCAGATAACTGGCTCAACCTACTCAGGCTACATATTGAAGTAAACACTGATAACAAAGCCGCTATCGCTCTTTATTCAAAATACGGTTTTGATATCGAAGGGGAAGCTCTGTGTTCCGCATTTAGAGATGGCGAGTATATCTCCACCTACTATATGGCAAGGCTCAAAGATCAGCAGTAG
- the pcp gene encoding pyroglutamyl-peptidase I, which produces MKKVLVTGFEPFGGDEVNPSLEIIKRLSGVMIEGGEIVTCQVPVTRYESIDCVLSAIAEHQPSVVINLGVGAGRTAITPERVAINIDDFRIVDNAGNQPIDEPIVAHGSNAYFSTLPIKAITQALQNNGIACEVSNSAGTFVCNHLFYGLQHHLTGQPIAQGFIHVPLMKQADERTASPSMLLEDMVRGIMLAAEVCLQVEQDIKYESGQIC; this is translated from the coding sequence ATGAAAAAAGTACTGGTTACTGGCTTCGAACCATTTGGAGGTGATGAGGTTAACCCGTCACTAGAGATCATCAAGCGGCTCTCGGGCGTGATGATTGAAGGCGGAGAGATTGTCACTTGCCAAGTACCTGTGACTCGATATGAGTCGATCGACTGCGTGTTAAGTGCTATTGCCGAGCATCAGCCGAGTGTGGTGATAAACCTCGGAGTAGGGGCAGGACGAACTGCCATCACTCCTGAGCGTGTTGCGATCAATATTGATGATTTTCGTATTGTCGATAACGCGGGTAACCAACCTATAGATGAACCTATCGTAGCGCATGGTTCTAACGCTTACTTCTCAACCTTGCCCATCAAAGCCATTACTCAAGCTTTGCAGAATAACGGTATTGCTTGTGAAGTGTCTAATAGCGCCGGTACTTTCGTCTGCAATCATTTATTTTATGGACTGCAACATCATTTAACAGGGCAGCCGATTGCTCAAGGCTTCATCCATGTTCCTTTGATGAAACAAGCGGATGAACGAACTGCTTCCCCTTCGATGCTACTTGAGGACATGGTCAGGGGGATTATGCTTGCAGCAGAGGTTTGTTTGCAGGTTGAACAGGATATTAAATATGAGTCGGGTCAGATTTGTTAA
- the fhuB gene encoding Fe(3+)-hydroxamate ABC transporter permease FhuB, whose translation MSFSEWQTYFFSRDDSDYRQLILHFTFFPRLGMALLCGAALAIAGSLMQHLLQNPLASPTTLGVAAGAELGMTTSLLVGVVGGSVIQYAYAFGGGMIAASLVFLLTAKRGFAPLQMVLAGMVVTLFLGATNMMLNEQQLSSLFVWGAGALAQQGWDNSVLLLWVLAAVLALVLLMLRPLSALELGSEVAESAGVNVARIRVFGLGLSVVITSIVVATVGVIGFVGLVAPTIAKMLGARKFVQRVLLSGVVGALLLLTADLIIQPFSGVSSELLPTGAMTALFGAPCLLWLLTKQKFASSFKAEEVTNKVYNPKPFASVVLCLTLLLAIVTTLALLLGRTQIGWGFSTDLSILDLRTPRVLGAIFAGCGLALAGTMVQRITVNPMASPEVMGISSGAALALVLCAWFGFTPTRIEQILYGGVGAALVMIVILQFSKRSNYAPSQLLLTGIAVSAALDAILRVALSSGQDNVQALLTWLSGSTYLASYNDVLALGLGIVVFGGATYAASRWLDILNLGQVSAVSVGVNTKQTRLFLLVMASLLTALSTLVIGPLSFVGLLAPHIARALGQYNAKNQLLVACLVGSILMVSADWLGRTIWFPWQFPAGLMASVVGGAYFLLLLRKGN comes from the coding sequence TTGTCTTTTAGTGAGTGGCAAACGTATTTCTTTAGTCGTGATGACAGCGACTATCGTCAGCTCATTTTACACTTCACCTTTTTTCCACGTCTGGGTATGGCACTGCTGTGTGGTGCAGCGCTGGCGATTGCGGGCAGCTTGATGCAGCATTTGTTGCAAAATCCACTTGCCTCACCAACAACGCTAGGCGTGGCGGCGGGTGCCGAACTGGGTATGACCACAAGTTTACTTGTGGGTGTGGTTGGCGGCAGTGTCATTCAATATGCTTACGCATTTGGTGGAGGCATGATTGCAGCAAGTCTCGTGTTCTTGCTTACTGCCAAAAGGGGGTTTGCACCTCTGCAGATGGTCTTAGCGGGTATGGTTGTCACTTTGTTTCTAGGGGCAACCAACATGATGCTAAACGAGCAGCAGCTCAGCAGTTTATTCGTTTGGGGCGCTGGCGCGCTTGCCCAACAAGGCTGGGATAACTCTGTTTTGTTGCTTTGGGTATTAGCTGCTGTGCTTGCTTTAGTTCTTTTGATGCTAAGGCCTTTGTCTGCATTAGAGCTAGGCAGTGAGGTTGCAGAATCGGCAGGGGTCAACGTGGCCAGAATTCGAGTTTTTGGTCTCGGACTTTCTGTTGTGATTACATCTATCGTAGTGGCGACAGTTGGCGTTATTGGCTTTGTCGGTTTAGTGGCTCCAACCATAGCCAAAATGCTGGGCGCAAGAAAATTTGTTCAACGCGTACTACTCAGTGGCGTGGTGGGCGCACTATTGCTGCTTACTGCCGATTTGATCATTCAGCCATTTTCAGGCGTGTCCAGTGAACTACTACCAACAGGCGCCATGACCGCTCTGTTTGGTGCACCTTGTCTGTTGTGGTTGTTAACCAAACAAAAGTTTGCTTCAAGCTTTAAAGCAGAAGAAGTGACAAACAAGGTCTACAACCCTAAACCTTTTGCTTCGGTAGTTTTGTGTTTGACTCTGTTATTGGCCATTGTGACAACCTTGGCTTTGCTGTTAGGCCGTACACAAATCGGTTGGGGTTTTAGCACAGATCTGAGCATTTTAGATCTGCGCACGCCTCGCGTTCTTGGAGCGATTTTTGCGGGGTGTGGACTCGCACTCGCTGGCACTATGGTTCAGCGAATCACAGTTAACCCGATGGCAAGCCCAGAAGTAATGGGGATCAGTTCGGGTGCTGCACTTGCTCTTGTCCTTTGCGCGTGGTTTGGCTTCACTCCAACGCGAATCGAACAGATCCTTTATGGTGGTGTAGGCGCGGCCTTGGTCATGATTGTGATTTTGCAGTTTAGCAAGCGGTCTAATTACGCGCCCTCGCAGTTACTTCTGACTGGTATTGCGGTAAGTGCAGCACTTGATGCCATTCTTCGAGTCGCACTATCGTCAGGTCAAGATAATGTGCAAGCGCTGCTAACTTGGTTATCGGGCTCGACGTATCTAGCCAGTTATAATGATGTCCTCGCCCTAGGGCTTGGTATTGTGGTATTTGGCGGTGCGACCTACGCAGCGAGCCGTTGGTTGGATATATTGAATCTGGGCCAAGTCTCTGCTGTTTCGGTTGGCGTCAATACGAAACAAACTCGTTTGTTTTTGTTAGTCATGGCATCTTTACTCACGGCACTTTCTACACTTGTCATAGGGCCGCTCAGCTTTGTCGGATTGTTGGCACCTCATATCGCGAGAGCGCTTGGGCAATACAATGCGAAGAATCAGTTATTGGTCGCGTGTTTAGTGGGTTCGATCTTAATGGTGAGTGCGGATTGGCTTGGACGGACGATTTGGTTTCCGTGGCAGTTTCCGGCTGGACTGATGGCCTCGGTAGTGGGCGGTGCTTACTTCCTTTTGTTATTGAGAAAAGGGAACTAA
- a CDS encoding ABC transporter substrate-binding protein yields MFTQFRIAHVTVALVTLLASFSSTAVLAKSYQHELGTIEINEPPKRVVVLDWALAESVLALGVNPIASADVKGYQDWVGSPNMPSDVTDVGSRREPNLELIASLKPDLILMSGHLAPAYEKLNAIAPTLVMSIYNDKKQPYENAKSLVSTLGEVFDREDQAQQLVDETSQKLSQNGQQVAKMTNGKPFIMVRFIGDKHVRVHSTGSLMNDTISAMSLDNSWQGPTNSWGFSSASVEQLAQYQDSNVLIFGPLSDAEQAQLNGSPLWAAMAFSRENRVKIVPKVWTFGSLVAMQRLSDEVVTQVSTLGKQ; encoded by the coding sequence GTGTTTACTCAATTTCGAATCGCCCATGTGACGGTCGCATTAGTGACTCTGTTGGCCTCTTTCTCATCAACCGCTGTGTTGGCTAAGAGCTATCAGCATGAGCTTGGCACTATTGAAATCAATGAGCCACCTAAACGTGTAGTTGTACTGGATTGGGCGCTTGCTGAGTCTGTGCTTGCCTTAGGTGTCAATCCAATCGCATCAGCGGATGTTAAAGGTTATCAAGATTGGGTTGGGTCACCAAACATGCCTAGCGATGTTACTGATGTCGGTTCACGCAGAGAGCCAAACCTTGAGCTAATCGCGAGCCTAAAACCTGACCTGATTTTGATGAGTGGGCATTTGGCTCCTGCTTACGAAAAGCTAAACGCGATCGCTCCGACTCTAGTAATGAGTATTTACAATGACAAAAAGCAGCCATATGAGAATGCTAAGTCCTTGGTTAGCACGCTAGGTGAAGTTTTCGATAGGGAAGACCAAGCGCAGCAGCTTGTTGATGAGACGAGTCAGAAACTGAGCCAAAATGGTCAACAGGTAGCAAAAATGACCAACGGTAAGCCTTTTATTATGGTGCGCTTTATCGGAGACAAGCACGTTCGCGTCCACAGTACTGGTTCGCTGATGAATGACACTATCTCGGCTATGTCGCTAGATAATAGCTGGCAAGGGCCAACCAACAGCTGGGGTTTTTCGTCAGCAAGTGTGGAACAGCTTGCTCAATACCAAGACAGTAATGTGCTTATCTTCGGCCCATTATCGGATGCCGAGCAAGCACAATTAAATGGTTCACCTTTGTGGGCGGCCATGGCGTTTTCTCGAGAAAACAGAGTTAAGATCGTACCGAAAGTGTGGACGTTTGGCAGCTTGGTCGCGATGCAGCGATTAAGTGACGAAGTAGTAACACAGGTTTCAACATTGGGTAAGCAGTAG
- a CDS encoding ABC transporter ATP-binding protein, producing the protein MFSLTQASYRIGSLEILSPFDLQFIPGEVTSLLGHNGSGKSSLIKLLSRQNQVASGSVMLDGKPLEQYSPKEYAKKVAYLPQHPPITDGVTVRELVMFGRYPWKGVLGRYNKEDHQLVDEAIERVGLTAFTERFVSTLSGGERQRAWVAMLLAQQSECILLDEPTSALDVAHQYELLKLIRELNKSLKLTVIMVIHDVNMAARFSDRLVALKSGKIVVDGSPDNVMNEASLTEIYGMPLSTFKDPNTQQIISYVR; encoded by the coding sequence ATGTTTTCACTTACACAAGCGAGCTACCGCATTGGGTCGCTTGAGATTCTATCGCCATTTGACTTGCAGTTTATCCCCGGAGAAGTCACCTCACTACTTGGACACAACGGTAGCGGTAAATCCAGTCTCATCAAGCTTCTTAGTCGTCAAAATCAAGTCGCTTCAGGAAGCGTAATGCTTGATGGAAAACCACTCGAACAATACTCCCCAAAAGAGTACGCGAAAAAAGTGGCTTATCTTCCCCAACACCCACCGATTACTGATGGTGTCACGGTTCGTGAGCTGGTTATGTTCGGCCGCTATCCCTGGAAAGGTGTGCTTGGTCGCTACAACAAAGAAGACCATCAGTTGGTTGATGAAGCGATTGAAAGAGTTGGGTTGACTGCCTTTACCGAGCGCTTTGTGAGTACCTTGTCTGGAGGTGAGCGTCAAAGAGCATGGGTGGCGATGCTACTTGCTCAGCAGAGCGAGTGTATCTTGCTTGATGAACCTACTTCAGCGCTAGATGTTGCTCATCAGTATGAGTTGCTCAAGCTGATACGAGAACTCAATAAGAGCCTAAAGCTGACGGTGATTATGGTGATACATGATGTCAACATGGCTGCCCGATTTAGTGACAGATTGGTCGCACTTAAAAGTGGAAAAATTGTTGTTGATGGGTCACCAGATAATGTCATGAACGAAGCGTCATTGACGGAAATCTATGGAATGCCACTCTCGACGTTCAAAGATCCAAACACCCAACAAATCATTAGCTACGTTAGATAA
- a CDS encoding carbonic anhydrase, whose protein sequence is MKTAIKLTLAIGTMISMTAPAYSAQWGYGEGDGPATWGNISATCEQGQNQSPVDIETNTLTSAKKQPLAFDYQGQVKDIINNGHTIQVNVSGKNTLRIDDQDFELKQFHFHTPSENTINGKSAPLEAHFVHANEKGQLAVVAVMYREGERESAQLDSIVNTLPAKAQTITLEKEVNLGNLLPRVKDYYRYNGSLTTPPCSEGVRWLVLRDPQFIPKNQLKRLSSTMGENARPTQALNARLIIE, encoded by the coding sequence ATGAAAACAGCAATAAAACTTACATTGGCGATCGGTACTATGATCTCAATGACCGCTCCTGCATATTCAGCACAATGGGGGTACGGTGAAGGGGATGGCCCGGCGACATGGGGCAATATCAGTGCAACCTGTGAACAGGGACAAAACCAAAGTCCCGTTGACATCGAAACCAATACACTCACCAGCGCCAAAAAACAGCCCCTTGCTTTTGACTATCAAGGGCAGGTCAAAGACATCATCAACAACGGCCACACGATTCAGGTCAATGTCAGCGGCAAGAACACCCTTCGTATCGACGATCAAGACTTTGAGCTCAAACAGTTTCACTTCCATACGCCTTCCGAAAACACCATCAACGGTAAATCGGCACCATTGGAAGCGCATTTTGTTCATGCTAACGAAAAAGGGCAACTTGCGGTGGTAGCAGTGATGTATCGAGAAGGTGAGCGAGAGAGTGCGCAACTAGACAGTATTGTTAACACTCTGCCTGCAAAAGCGCAAACCATCACGCTGGAGAAAGAGGTAAACCTTGGTAACCTTTTGCCACGCGTAAAAGACTACTATCGCTACAACGGTTCGCTGACTACCCCTCCGTGTAGTGAAGGCGTGCGTTGGTTGGTACTACGTGATCCTCAGTTCATCCCTAAAAATCAGCTAAAACGTCTGTCTAGTACCATGGGAGAGAATGCAAGACCGACACAAGCACTCAATGCTCGCCTTATCATAGAATAA
- a CDS encoding SMP-30/gluconolactonase/LRE family protein yields the protein MAQSLQFEKFVDLEFDLAECPRWDWRTESWMWVNICEGELWRHKNGVSEKREFGDKLGCFALHGEQGFVVALKSGMYHIKDWDAEMTSLAPLVSEFPRMRYNDGRGAPGGRFIAGTRNGAKEGDQGQFHQLHLDGTIEALPMFAWTCNGLAFSPDGQWLYWADTGSSKVFKHSFDASTGQYGEQQLHCDLTDYNGRPDGASVDVDGNYWVAMYAGQSIVKIAPNGEVLEVIDVPSENPTMVGFGGEEMRDLIVTSAEGSNEKGKLLIAKNVAQGLKEELVKVVIS from the coding sequence GTGGCACAGTCTCTACAGTTTGAAAAGTTCGTCGATTTAGAATTTGATTTAGCAGAATGCCCACGCTGGGATTGGCGCACAGAGTCGTGGATGTGGGTCAACATCTGTGAAGGGGAGCTTTGGCGCCACAAAAATGGCGTAAGTGAAAAGCGTGAGTTTGGTGACAAGCTAGGTTGTTTTGCTCTGCATGGCGAGCAAGGCTTTGTGGTTGCGCTTAAATCCGGTATGTACCACATCAAGGATTGGGATGCAGAGATGACCTCGCTGGCACCACTGGTTTCAGAATTTCCTCGTATGCGCTACAATGACGGCCGCGGTGCGCCAGGCGGACGCTTTATCGCAGGTACTCGTAATGGTGCAAAAGAGGGCGACCAAGGTCAGTTCCATCAGCTACACCTAGATGGCACTATCGAAGCATTGCCTATGTTCGCGTGGACATGTAACGGCCTTGCATTTTCTCCAGATGGTCAATGGTTATATTGGGCAGACACTGGCTCAAGCAAAGTTTTCAAGCACAGCTTTGATGCAAGCACAGGTCAATACGGTGAGCAGCAGCTGCATTGTGATTTAACCGATTACAACGGCCGCCCAGATGGCGCAAGTGTCGATGTGGATGGCAACTATTGGGTTGCGATGTACGCAGGTCAATCTATCGTCAAGATTGCTCCAAACGGTGAGGTACTCGAGGTGATTGATGTTCCTTCAGAAAACCCAACTATGGTTGGCTTTGGTGGCGAAGAAATGCGTGACCTAATTGTGACATCGGCAGAAGGTAGTAACGAGAAAGGCAAACTTTTGATTGCTAAGAATGTAGCGCAAGGCTTGAAAGAAGAGCTCGTTAAAGTGGTGATTAGTTAA
- a CDS encoding mechanosensitive ion channel family protein, producing the protein MASWVNAQERFPLAPPDTSTPKQTYESYIVAVTQANKELGIIYRDLSNVTESQRQMISSSFERASLTFDLSQVSASSQNRVAIESVMLLKEVLDRVPPFDTSTIPNNTDVERWTVPNTSIYIVKQPSGQYQFSSETVEHLHSFYRLVSHLPSNIQASPDYYEYYSLSAGRLIPPPWFAFIDAMPEQMMVEFGDQAIWQWVALILLVFVLAFYAYWVYQKVEHVLLKPVLMALGLFVFDWTADYQLNLTGTLMTTLNTIGELMFWPLIAQTAYLLGASCCRWLMVGQRINTGLKKSLAQITGTLAGSFCAVCVIGYGLHRLGVPVYGIVTGLSLGGMAIALAIRPTMENLIGGVIMFMDKSLSVGDFCSVGSVSGVVEQIGVRSTRIRAKDRTLITISNGDVVKMQITNFSRRDRYPFLVKLGLRYETPMETMVAVTRDIREFLAQHPRVLASPLRVHFSSFSDYSLDIDVFAHIDTRDREDFLNTQQELLMEINRVIDEHGAEFAFPSTTTYLNPDSLTQAPTSLKLAGDGQG; encoded by the coding sequence ATGGCTAGTTGGGTAAATGCACAGGAGCGATTTCCGCTTGCACCGCCTGATACCAGTACACCAAAGCAAACTTACGAAAGTTATATAGTGGCGGTGACACAGGCGAATAAAGAGCTGGGAATCATTTATCGTGACCTGTCTAATGTAACTGAGTCCCAGCGTCAAATGATCAGTTCTTCTTTTGAACGAGCTTCGCTAACGTTTGACTTATCTCAAGTGTCTGCCTCGAGTCAAAATCGTGTGGCAATTGAGTCTGTCATGCTGCTAAAAGAGGTGCTCGATCGTGTACCTCCTTTCGATACGAGCACTATTCCTAACAACACGGACGTTGAGCGTTGGACAGTGCCGAATACGAGTATTTATATCGTTAAGCAGCCTTCAGGCCAGTATCAGTTCTCAAGCGAGACCGTCGAACACTTGCATAGTTTTTATCGCTTAGTGAGCCATCTACCTTCCAACATTCAAGCCTCACCCGATTACTATGAATACTATTCTCTAAGTGCAGGTCGCTTAATACCCCCACCATGGTTTGCATTCATCGATGCGATGCCAGAGCAGATGATGGTTGAATTTGGTGATCAGGCGATATGGCAATGGGTCGCGCTGATTCTGCTGGTATTTGTGTTGGCCTTTTATGCCTATTGGGTGTACCAAAAGGTTGAACATGTACTGCTAAAACCTGTCCTCATGGCGCTTGGGTTATTTGTATTTGATTGGACGGCAGACTATCAGCTCAACCTGACCGGCACATTGATGACAACCCTAAATACGATCGGTGAGCTGATGTTCTGGCCGCTCATCGCCCAAACTGCTTATTTGCTTGGTGCGTCGTGCTGCCGTTGGTTGATGGTAGGACAGCGAATCAATACGGGCCTAAAGAAAAGCCTGGCGCAGATCACGGGAACCTTGGCAGGTAGCTTTTGCGCTGTTTGTGTTATTGGATATGGTCTGCATCGCTTGGGGGTACCGGTATATGGCATTGTTACCGGACTTAGCTTAGGCGGTATGGCGATTGCGCTTGCGATTCGACCTACTATGGAGAACCTGATTGGTGGCGTAATCATGTTTATGGATAAATCATTGTCGGTGGGAGACTTTTGCTCGGTAGGCAGTGTTTCCGGTGTGGTGGAGCAGATTGGAGTGCGCTCTACACGAATCCGAGCCAAAGATCGCACTTTGATCACCATCTCTAATGGCGATGTGGTGAAGATGCAAATTACCAATTTTAGTCGTCGAGATCGCTATCCATTTTTAGTCAAATTAGGCCTGCGCTATGAAACGCCAATGGAGACCATGGTGGCGGTGACTCGCGACATTCGAGAGTTTTTAGCACAGCACCCTAGGGTCTTAGCGTCACCGCTTCGGGTTCACTTCTCCTCGTTTAGTGACTACAGCTTAGACATTGATGTGTTCGCCCACATCGATACTCGCGACAGGGAAGATTTTCTCAATACGCAACAAGAGCTGCTGATGGAAATTAATCGCGTGATTGATGAGCATGGTGCTGAGTTTGCGTTCCCTTCGACGACGACCTACCTCAATCCCGACAGTCTTACGCAAGCGCCAACATCGCTTAAGTTAGCGGGTGATGGGCAAGGCTAA
- a CDS encoding NUDIX hydrolase, whose protein sequence is MTIKTLDSTVVYQNPWMSVREDKIERKSGNQGIYGVVDKPDCAVIIAIDNGNIHLVQQYRYAVSETFWELPQGAWESNPDASHLSLAKGELQEETGLIAGSMTYVGKQFIAYGFLNQTCHIYLATDLTQGEPSHDSEEEDLIAGEFTIVEFERMLIDEEIQDVVTTAAWGLAKLKGLV, encoded by the coding sequence ATGACCATAAAAACCTTAGATTCAACCGTCGTCTATCAAAATCCTTGGATGTCTGTTCGTGAAGACAAAATCGAACGTAAAAGTGGTAACCAAGGGATCTACGGTGTTGTCGACAAACCCGATTGCGCAGTGATCATTGCTATCGACAACGGCAATATTCATCTGGTCCAGCAATATCGTTACGCTGTCAGCGAAACTTTTTGGGAACTGCCACAAGGGGCATGGGAGTCTAATCCGGATGCGAGTCATTTATCTCTTGCAAAAGGCGAACTGCAAGAGGAAACCGGCCTTATCGCTGGCTCTATGACCTATGTTGGCAAGCAATTCATCGCCTATGGGTTCCTTAATCAAACCTGTCATATCTATCTCGCAACCGACTTAACCCAAGGTGAGCCGAGCCACGACAGTGAAGAAGAAGATCTCATCGCAGGTGAATTTACTATTGTTGAATTTGAGCGCATGCTCATTGACGAAGAGATCCAAGATGTAGTGACAACGGCAGCGTGGGGACTGGCAAAGCTTAAAGGGTTAGTTTAG
- a CDS encoding iron-containing alcohol dehydrogenase, producing MSSTIILPSTNLLGRECLDKALDIIQQQGFTKTLIVTDAVLNQIGLVAQITKKLDDRQIASAIYDGTQPNPTIQNVEAGLEVLTDEGCDLILSVGGGSPHDCAKGIALVATNGGKITDYEGINKATLAPFPLMSINTTAGTASEMTMFSVITDEERQIKMAIVDQKVTPLISVNDPNLMLAMPSSLTAATGMDALTHAIEAYVSIAANPITDTVALKAIEMITKHLPTCVTDGDNIEAREQMAYAQFMAGMAFNNALLGYVHAMAHQLGATYHLPHGVCNAVLLPHVQRFNASANPAKFADIAKAMGKDTSGLSTEQAAQLAIEAMEDLSSKVGIPATLKELGVKAEDITKLAESALEDVCCMTNPRQASQEEIEAIFAAAM from the coding sequence ATGAGCAGTACTATTATCCTTCCATCGACCAACTTGTTAGGAAGAGAGTGTCTAGACAAAGCATTGGATATTATCCAGCAACAGGGATTCACAAAAACACTCATCGTAACGGATGCTGTATTGAATCAAATTGGCCTTGTCGCTCAAATTACAAAAAAACTCGACGATCGTCAGATCGCATCTGCTATCTATGATGGAACTCAACCCAACCCTACTATTCAAAATGTCGAAGCTGGCCTCGAAGTCCTAACAGATGAAGGCTGTGATTTAATCTTATCGGTTGGTGGTGGTTCACCACACGACTGTGCGAAAGGCATTGCGCTTGTCGCCACCAATGGCGGAAAAATCACAGACTACGAAGGCATTAACAAAGCGACACTCGCTCCATTCCCACTCATGTCTATCAACACAACGGCGGGTACAGCATCTGAAATGACAATGTTCAGTGTGATCACCGATGAAGAAAGACAGATCAAGATGGCGATTGTGGATCAAAAAGTCACGCCACTGATTTCAGTTAACGATCCTAACCTGATGCTCGCGATGCCAAGCTCACTCACTGCAGCAACCGGCATGGACGCACTGACTCACGCTATCGAGGCTTATGTTTCAATTGCAGCAAACCCAATCACAGATACGGTGGCGCTTAAAGCGATTGAGATGATCACCAAACACCTGCCTACCTGTGTCACTGACGGTGATAATATCGAAGCTCGTGAGCAAATGGCCTACGCTCAGTTTATGGCGGGTATGGCATTCAACAACGCTCTGCTTGGCTATGTTCATGCAATGGCACATCAACTTGGTGCCACGTATCACCTGCCGCACGGAGTTTGTAATGCCGTATTGCTGCCACACGTGCAACGTTTCAATGCCAGTGCCAACCCTGCCAAGTTTGCTGATATTGCCAAAGCGATGGGCAAAGACACATCAGGCTTGAGTACTGAACAAGCGGCGCAGCTTGCGATTGAAGCTATGGAAGATCTATCAAGTAAAGTAGGCATTCCCGCCACCCTTAAAGAGCTAGGTGTAAAAGCGGAAGACATTACTAAGCTTGCCGAGAGTGCGTTGGAAGACGTGTGCTGTATGACGAACCCTCGTCAAGCAAGCCAAGAGGAAATTGAAGCGATCTTTGCAGCTGCAATGTAA
- a CDS encoding DUF6482 family protein, which produces MNTKISTLEQYAQFDKLVIHSLEMSLYQASVILDGEEHYVTHDNGSLLRAHNVVDMRRLCQNLSAKEVVLRQDSAYDEMVGSPIKHGQNTLEVPLGRLDSVM; this is translated from the coding sequence ATGAATACTAAGATAAGCACACTGGAACAATACGCCCAATTTGACAAGCTAGTCATACATTCGTTAGAGATGTCACTTTACCAAGCGTCAGTGATACTGGACGGTGAGGAGCACTACGTCACCCATGATAATGGATCGCTGCTTCGCGCGCACAACGTGGTGGACATGCGCCGCCTTTGTCAAAACCTCTCTGCAAAAGAAGTCGTTCTAAGACAAGACAGCGCTTATGATGAAATGGTGGGTAGTCCGATTAAACACGGTCAAAATACCCTTGAAGTGCCTCTCGGCCGTCTCGACTCCGTTATGTAA